The following are encoded together in the Thermosipho japonicus genome:
- a CDS encoding glycosyltransferase, with amino-acid sequence MISVLHCPVVIANNSVVISKYLQKLGVNSKVISYFKTWLDFKGDINLNLDKYPLPERNKIVKKFFSENIDFFKKFDIIHYHFFDTLTFGTSFGGWNAYPEKNPYWELEYFKNLGKKIVVSSWGSDVRNNSKFVYYQLKFEGEKNLPYPPLNTYNQYFKIWEFSKYSDAIVHGDSEQLKHTPYGIMIPIPFDPESYQITEYNNNFSIIHAPSNKFIKGSKYVLKVFDKLKLKYPKIEFKLITNLKHEEAKKIYSGKGIAIDQINFSIGLFSLESLYFGREVISTVHESEFINGDPKLFAPIHSVFSEKELEEKIEYLINNYSSTINEKRKYVIENFSADKIAKLYKDLYQVLLDNEKIPFIFNQKWLSEFDSVIKNKSFASNYYSKITDILLEKKDYERLDFEISNGINLGDNIELIAKKIFSLRLRNKFEEANKLEKANEKVVNTEKYKTIYSKLSKSLVK; translated from the coding sequence AATTGCTAACAATTCAGTTGTTATATCTAAATATTTACAAAAATTAGGAGTTAACTCAAAAGTCATTTCATACTTTAAAACTTGGTTAGATTTTAAGGGCGATATCAATCTAAATTTAGATAAATATCCCCTCCCCGAAAGAAATAAAATCGTAAAAAAATTCTTTTCTGAAAATATAGATTTTTTTAAAAAGTTTGATATTATTCATTATCATTTTTTTGATACGTTAACATTTGGAACCTCTTTTGGAGGATGGAATGCATACCCTGAAAAAAATCCGTACTGGGAATTAGAATATTTCAAAAACTTAGGAAAGAAAATTGTTGTAAGCTCATGGGGATCTGATGTAAGAAACAATTCAAAGTTTGTATACTATCAACTTAAATTTGAAGGAGAAAAAAATTTACCTTATCCACCTTTAAATACTTATAATCAGTATTTTAAAATATGGGAATTTTCAAAATATAGTGATGCAATTGTTCATGGAGATAGTGAACAGTTAAAGCATACCCCTTATGGAATTATGATACCTATTCCCTTTGATCCAGAAAGTTATCAAATCACAGAATATAATAATAACTTTAGCATAATTCACGCTCCTTCAAATAAATTTATTAAAGGTTCAAAATATGTACTAAAAGTATTTGATAAACTAAAACTAAAATATCCTAAAATAGAATTTAAACTTATTACAAATTTAAAACATGAAGAGGCCAAAAAAATATACTCTGGAAAGGGAATTGCCATTGATCAAATCAATTTTTCCATAGGATTGTTTTCTTTAGAAAGTTTGTATTTTGGAAGGGAAGTTATCTCTACTGTTCATGAATCAGAATTTATAAATGGTGATCCAAAATTATTCGCACCAATCCATTCTGTCTTTTCTGAAAAAGAATTGGAAGAAAAAATTGAATATCTAATCAATAATTATTCATCAACTATTAATGAAAAGAGAAAATACGTAATCGAAAACTTTTCAGCCGACAAGATTGCTAAGTTATATAAAGATTTATATCAAGTTCTATTGGATAACGAAAAAATACCTTTTATATTTAATCAAAAATGGTTATCTGAATTTGATTCTGTCATCAAAAATAAATCATTTGCAAGTAATTATTATTCTAAAATAACTGATATATTACTTGAAAAGAAAGATTACGAAAGACTAGATTTTGAAATATCAAATGGAATTAATCTTGGAGATAATATTGAACTTATTGCAAAAAAAATATTTTCATTAAGGCTCAGAAACAAGTTTGAAGAAGCTAACAAACTTGAAAAAGCCAATGAAAAAGTGGTAAATACCGAAAAATACAAAACAATTTATTCTAAATTATCTAAATCGTTGGTGAAATAA
- the asnB gene encoding asparagine synthase (glutamine-hydrolyzing), protein MCGIVGAFLNENNSVSPQDIKRMTNAIVHRGPDDYGIYTHKNVGLGHRRLSILDLSYHGHQPMISKDGRYVITYNGEIYNYLELKSELQSKGYIFYSNTDTEVVLNGFIEYNIKIIDKLNGMFAFAIYDRNDNILYLARDRYGIKPLYYKLDNAKLLFASEIKALFQWNFIKKEIDLLALDEYMSFQNIFTDRTLYEGIKILKPGHYAIVKSRKNEIVFEQYKYWDFNLHDELQISEDEAIEELERLFIQAVKRQLISDVPLGSYLSGGMDSGSIVAIASRSLKRLKTFTCGYDMTSVAGFEAGFDERQYAEMISNTYKTEQYEVVLHEGDLYEVIDDLVYHLDYPRLGMSYSNYYIANLASKFVKVVLSGAGGDELFAGYPWRYYHALGKKSKNEFIDSYYNYWQRLVKDDEKNLLYTDEIKKKIPKYNAYEAFKYVFKEYDFPIKTNKDLINASLYFELKTFLHGLLIIEDKISMAHSLETRVPFLDNDLVDFATKIPLEYKLKNYEEYQKIDENEIKKKDKYFETNIGKNILRKVMKKFIPNEIIERKKQGFSSPDASWYRAKGKDYLIKFLNKPNNTEFYNYINKDFVIKTIDKHFSGQNKRLLLWSFLNLSRLKL, encoded by the coding sequence ATGTGTGGAATAGTTGGTGCTTTCCTTAACGAAAATAATTCGGTTTCACCTCAAGACATTAAAAGAATGACAAACGCTATTGTTCACAGAGGTCCTGATGATTATGGAATATATACTCATAAAAACGTTGGGCTTGGACATAGAAGGTTGTCTATTCTTGACCTTTCATATCACGGTCATCAACCAATGATATCTAAAGATGGAAGATATGTTATTACTTATAATGGCGAGATATATAATTATTTGGAATTAAAAAGTGAATTACAATCAAAAGGATACATATTTTACTCTAATACGGATACTGAAGTAGTATTAAACGGATTTATAGAATATAACATCAAAATAATAGACAAATTAAACGGTATGTTTGCTTTTGCAATATATGATAGAAATGATAACATACTTTACTTAGCTAGAGATAGATATGGAATTAAACCATTATACTATAAATTAGATAATGCAAAATTATTATTTGCCTCTGAAATAAAAGCTTTATTTCAGTGGAATTTTATCAAAAAAGAAATTGATCTACTTGCCCTTGATGAATACATGTCTTTTCAAAATATTTTTACAGATAGAACTTTATATGAAGGCATAAAAATATTAAAGCCTGGGCATTATGCAATAGTTAAATCCAGAAAAAATGAAATAGTTTTTGAACAATATAAGTATTGGGATTTTAATTTACACGATGAACTACAAATTTCAGAAGATGAAGCTATAGAAGAATTAGAAAGATTGTTCATTCAAGCTGTAAAAAGACAATTAATAAGTGATGTACCTTTGGGATCATACTTAAGTGGTGGCATGGATTCTGGATCCATTGTAGCAATAGCTTCAAGAAGTTTAAAAAGATTAAAAACATTTACATGTGGCTATGATATGACTTCCGTTGCTGGCTTTGAAGCTGGTTTTGACGAAAGACAGTATGCTGAAATGATATCTAATACATATAAAACAGAACAATATGAAGTTGTCTTACACGAAGGAGATCTATATGAAGTTATTGATGATCTGGTATATCATTTAGATTACCCAAGACTGGGAATGTCTTATTCGAATTACTATATCGCAAATCTAGCTTCTAAATTTGTGAAAGTTGTTTTAAGTGGTGCTGGTGGAGATGAATTATTTGCAGGTTATCCTTGGAGATACTACCATGCTCTTGGAAAAAAAAGTAAAAATGAGTTTATAGATTCTTACTATAATTATTGGCAAAGACTTGTAAAAGACGATGAAAAAAACTTATTATACACTGATGAAATAAAGAAAAAGATTCCAAAGTATAATGCTTATGAAGCTTTTAAATATGTTTTTAAAGAATATGATTTTCCTATAAAAACAAACAAAGATCTCATAAATGCATCGCTATATTTTGAATTAAAAACATTCTTGCATGGACTTTTAATTATTGAAGATAAAATAAGTATGGCACATTCACTAGAAACTAGAGTTCCATTTCTGGATAATGATTTAGTTGATTTTGCAACAAAAATTCCATTAGAATACAAACTAAAAAATTATGAAGAATATCAGAAAATAGACGAAAATGAAATAAAGAAAAAAGACAAATATTTTGAGACAAATATCGGGAAAAATATTCTACGAAAAGTTATGAAAAAATTTATTCCTAACGAAATAATAGAAAGAAAAAAACAAGGTTTTAGCTCTCCTGATGCTTCTTGGTACAGAGCAAAAGGAAAAGATTACCTAATAAAATTTTTAAACAAACCTAACAATACAGAATTTTATAATTATATCAATAAAGATTTTGTAATAAAAACAATAGATAAACATTTTTCTGGCCAAAATAAAAGATTACTATTATGGTCATTTTTAAATTTAAGCAGATTAAAATTGTAA
- the rplJ gene encoding 50S ribosomal protein L10, producing MLTRAQKEQLVKELSEVLKNSSLILFSDYKGLNVAQITDLRKKLREKLADGARYRVIKNSVAYLALKEAGYNVEEIEDVFAGPLAILYVEDGDPIEAIKVIYDFSKEMKGIPSFKGLYLDGKFFSADEVENLSKLPSKEQLLAMVVSGVQGPIRGLVNVLSGTLKSLLYALNAIKDKKSE from the coding sequence TTGCTGACTAGAGCACAAAAGGAACAATTAGTTAAAGAATTATCAGAAGTTTTAAAAAATTCATCTTTAATTCTTTTCTCTGACTACAAAGGACTTAACGTTGCACAGATTACAGACCTCAGAAAAAAACTTAGAGAAAAACTTGCTGATGGTGCAAGATATAGAGTAATAAAAAATAGTGTCGCATATCTTGCACTAAAAGAGGCAGGTTACAACGTAGAAGAAATCGAAGATGTTTTTGCTGGTCCACTTGCAATTCTTTACGTTGAAGATGGAGATCCAATAGAAGCAATAAAAGTTATCTACGATTTCTCCAAAGAAATGAAAGGAATTCCTTCATTCAAAGGTCTTTACCTTGACGGCAAATTCTTTAGCGCTGATGAAGTTGAAAACCTATCCAAGCTTCCATCCAAAGAACAACTTCTTGCTATGGTTGTCAGTGGTGTACAAGGACCTATCAGAGGGCTTGTCAACGTACTATCTGGTACACTCAAGAGCTTACTTTATGCTCTTAATGCTATTAAAGATAAAAAATCAGAATAA
- the rplL gene encoding 50S ribosomal protein L7/L12 encodes MTLEEIVSAIEQLTVAELAELVKMLEDKFGVSASAPVMAMPMAGAAAGGAAAAEEKTEFDVVLKSFGAKKIEVIKVVREITGLGLKEAKDLVEKAGTPDAVVKQGAAKEEAEEIKKKLEAAGAEVELK; translated from the coding sequence ATGACATTAGAAGAAATCGTTAGCGCAATTGAACAATTAACAGTAGCAGAACTTGCAGAACTCGTAAAAATGTTAGAAGACAAATTTGGAGTAAGTGCATCCGCACCAGTTATGGCAATGCCAATGGCAGGAGCAGCAGCAGGTGGTGCTGCAGCAGCAGAAGAAAAAACAGAATTTGATGTAGTTCTCAAGAGCTTCGGTGCAAAGAAAATTGAAGTTATCAAAGTCGTAAGAGAAATTACAGGACTTGGACTTAAAGAAGCAAAAGATCTCGTAGAAAAAGCAGGAACACCAGATGCTGTTGTAAAACAAGGCGCAGCAAAAGAAGAAGCAGAAGAAATCAAGAAAAAATTGGAAGCAGCTGGCGCAGAAGTAGAGCTTAAATAA
- a CDS encoding DNA-directed RNA polymerase subunit beta, with product MKEIKSGKRTRFSFGRVQAPIPVPNLVEIQTKSYQDFLENGILKVLKKFSPITSSKSDLRKEKGFSLEFVSVRVGEPQNTVQECKERLLTYTVPVYTTVRITDNSTNEMIEEEAFLGYLPYMTPRTTFIINGAERVVVNQLVRSPGIYFVEEPRKTSGTRPIYVAHFLPVRGAWLEILLNLNDEVFYARIDRKRRVNLFLLLKALGYSDDLKLLSLFPQWIDVDDEYTLMHSEGLIVLEDVKTKSGELIAKRGDVITQGLIEKLANSEIEKIKVAHRYAVNTLEKLKHTYGDDVEENRAYIEIFRKLRPGELPRINAAKIFLNNLYFNEERFELSEVGRFKMNNRLEEAYRKYLIDVEGKSPEEVEGVKYTENSNVLTPMDIVLASRNLIEIDKHPGTMDTKDHLGNKRVRTVGELIRIEFERAFSKAVFMIQEKLATYTSLDKISVQSLINVRSIIATINSFFATNPLSQFMDQTNPLAELTHKRRLTAVGPGGLKRERARFEVRDVHHSHYGRMCPIETPEGANIGLITSLSVYSTIDKYGFLITPYVKVVKGKVTDEIVYLTADEEENYKIAPSTTPVDEEGNIIPENVTVRYEEKVLYVSKYDVQFLDVAPNQIVSVSTSLIPFLEHDDANRALMGSNMQRQGVPLIETEAPRVGTGMEWEAAKYSGTLVLAKHDGIVKKVDANKIIIHRIDETGKEMYDSMGNPVLDTYELLKFTRTNQDTCINQRPIVNVGEVVKKDDPIADGPATDMGELALGKNVLVAFVPWEGYNFEDAILISEELLEKETYTSVHIEVYETTARDTRLGPEEITPDIPNVSKEKLRNLDEDGIIRIGAYVQETDILVGKVTPKSESDTTPEEKIIRSVFGEKGKEVKDSSLRVPHGIEGRVIAVHVFDKEKDGDLGPGVNKLIRVYVAIRKPLEVGDKLAGRHGNKGVVSKILPKEDMPFLPDGTPVQVVLSPLGVPSRMNVGQILETSLGWLAMLTNKWFATPVFDGAKEKDILPELYKARKKLGLEVGDDENNPTGKVTLRDGRTGLEFDHPILVGYMYVMKLIHIARDKIHARSTGPYSLIHQQPLGGKAQFGGQRFGEMEVWALEAYGAAHTLNEMLTVKSDDIMGRNEVYKAIMKGKNIPEPGLPESFKVLVRELRGIALDVRVYDSEGNEIDIEKL from the coding sequence ATGAAAGAGATTAAAAGTGGAAAAAGGACCCGTTTTTCTTTTGGAAGGGTCCAGGCACCTATCCCAGTTCCCAACCTCGTGGAAATTCAAACAAAATCTTACCAGGATTTCCTCGAGAATGGGATACTAAAAGTACTTAAAAAGTTCTCCCCTATAACATCTTCCAAATCAGATTTGAGAAAGGAAAAGGGATTCTCCCTTGAGTTTGTTTCTGTACGTGTTGGTGAACCACAAAATACTGTTCAAGAATGTAAAGAAAGGCTTTTAACTTACACAGTTCCAGTATATACAACAGTTCGTATTACAGATAACAGCACAAATGAAATGATAGAAGAAGAAGCTTTCTTGGGGTACTTACCTTACATGACTCCAAGAACAACTTTCATAATTAACGGTGCTGAAAGAGTTGTCGTTAACCAGCTAGTAAGAAGCCCTGGTATATATTTTGTGGAAGAACCAAGAAAAACAAGTGGAACTCGTCCAATCTATGTTGCTCATTTCTTGCCAGTAAGGGGAGCATGGCTTGAAATATTGTTAAACCTTAACGATGAAGTATTTTATGCAAGAATTGACAGAAAAAGAAGAGTAAATCTTTTCTTACTGCTCAAGGCACTAGGATATAGTGATGATTTAAAACTATTATCACTCTTCCCACAATGGATTGATGTCGATGACGAATACACATTAATGCATTCTGAAGGCCTCATCGTACTTGAAGATGTTAAAACAAAAAGTGGTGAATTAATAGCAAAACGCGGTGATGTTATAACTCAAGGATTAATTGAAAAACTTGCAAATTCTGAAATTGAAAAGATTAAAGTAGCTCACAGATATGCTGTAAATACTTTAGAAAAACTTAAACACACTTATGGAGATGACGTAGAAGAAAACAGAGCATATATTGAAATCTTTAGAAAATTAAGACCTGGTGAACTCCCAAGGATAAATGCTGCAAAAATATTCTTAAATAATCTTTACTTTAACGAAGAAAGATTCGAACTTTCTGAAGTTGGTCGTTTCAAAATGAATAACAGACTCGAAGAAGCATATAGAAAATACTTGATTGATGTAGAAGGAAAGTCACCTGAAGAAGTAGAAGGAGTAAAATATACAGAAAATTCCAATGTTTTAACCCCAATGGATATTGTTCTTGCATCAAGAAATTTAATTGAAATAGATAAACATCCAGGAACAATGGATACAAAAGACCACCTTGGAAACAAAAGGGTTAGAACCGTTGGAGAACTTATTAGAATTGAATTTGAAAGGGCATTTTCAAAAGCCGTTTTCATGATCCAAGAAAAACTTGCCACATATACTTCTCTTGATAAAATATCAGTCCAGAGCCTCATTAATGTTAGATCAATTATCGCAACTATAAATTCATTCTTTGCAACAAACCCTCTTTCACAATTTATGGATCAGACAAACCCTCTTGCAGAACTTACACACAAGAGAAGGCTTACAGCAGTTGGTCCTGGTGGATTAAAAAGAGAACGTGCAAGATTTGAAGTTCGTGATGTTCACCACTCACACTATGGAAGAATGTGTCCAATTGAAACACCTGAAGGTGCAAATATAGGTCTTATCACATCACTTTCAGTATATTCAACAATTGATAAATATGGATTTTTGATAACACCTTATGTAAAGGTAGTAAAAGGAAAAGTAACAGACGAAATTGTTTACCTTACAGCAGATGAAGAAGAAAATTACAAAATAGCTCCATCAACAACTCCCGTCGATGAAGAAGGAAACATCATACCCGAAAATGTTACAGTAAGATATGAGGAAAAAGTCTTGTACGTTAGTAAATATGATGTTCAATTTTTAGATGTTGCACCAAACCAAATTGTCAGTGTCTCTACATCACTAATTCCATTCTTGGAACACGATGATGCTAACAGGGCTCTCATGGGTTCAAACATGCAAAGGCAAGGTGTTCCACTAATAGAAACAGAAGCTCCAAGGGTTGGAACAGGAATGGAATGGGAAGCTGCAAAATACTCCGGTACACTTGTCTTAGCAAAACACGATGGTATTGTTAAAAAAGTAGATGCTAATAAAATAATAATTCATAGAATAGATGAAACTGGAAAAGAAATGTATGATTCAATGGGAAATCCAGTTCTTGATACATACGAACTACTTAAATTTACAAGAACAAACCAAGATACATGTATAAATCAGAGACCTATTGTTAATGTAGGAGAAGTTGTTAAAAAAGACGATCCAATAGCAGATGGTCCTGCAACAGATATGGGAGAACTTGCTTTAGGTAAAAACGTCCTTGTTGCATTTGTACCTTGGGAAGGTTATAACTTTGAAGATGCTATTCTTATAAGTGAAGAACTTCTTGAAAAAGAAACTTATACTTCAGTTCACATAGAAGTTTATGAAACAACGGCACGAGATACAAGACTTGGTCCTGAAGAAATTACACCAGATATACCAAATGTAAGTAAAGAAAAACTAAGAAACCTGGATGAAGATGGAATTATAAGAATTGGAGCATATGTACAAGAAACAGATATATTGGTTGGTAAGGTTACACCAAAGAGTGAAAGTGATACAACCCCAGAAGAAAAAATCATTAGATCAGTCTTTGGTGAAAAAGGTAAAGAAGTAAAAGATTCATCACTAAGAGTTCCACACGGTATTGAAGGAAGAGTCATTGCAGTGCACGTATTTGATAAGGAAAAAGACGGGGACCTTGGACCAGGAGTCAATAAATTAATAAGGGTTTATGTTGCAATAAGAAAGCCACTTGAAGTTGGAGATAAACTTGCAGGAAGACACGGTAACAAAGGTGTTGTATCAAAGATACTCCCAAAAGAAGACATGCCATTTTTACCAGACGGAACTCCTGTTCAAGTTGTATTAAGTCCACTAGGTGTTCCATCTCGTATGAACGTAGGTCAAATTCTTGAAACAAGTTTGGGATGGCTTGCAATGCTTACAAATAAATGGTTTGCAACACCTGTATTTGATGGTGCAAAAGAAAAAGACATTCTCCCTGAACTTTATAAAGCAAGAAAGAAACTTGGACTTGAAGTTGGAGATGATGAAAACAATCCAACTGGAAAAGTTACTTTAAGAGATGGTAGAACGGGTCTTGAGTTTGATCACCCAATACTTGTCGGTTATATGTACGTAATGAAACTAATTCACATAGCAAGAGATAAAATACATGCTAGATCAACTGGACCTTACTCATTAATTCACCAACAACCATTGGGTGGTAAGGCACAATTTGGTGGTCAAAGGTTTGGAGAAATGGAAGTTTGGGCGCTTGAAGCATATGGTGCCGCACATACATTGAATGAAATGCTTACAGTAAAGAGTGACGATATAATGGGAAGAAATGAAGTTTACAAGGCAATAATGAAAGGTAAAAACATTCCTGAGCCTGGTCTTCCAGAAAGTTTCAAAGTGCTTGTAAGAGAATTAAGAGGAATCGCACTAGACGTCAGAGTATATGACAGTGAAGGAAACGAAATAGACATCGAAAAGTTATAA